The window CCAAGAAGATAGACGTCTCGATCTCTCTGCCGCTCGGCGCCGCCCTCTACGGGATCCTCGCACTGGGCCCGTCTGTCGTCGAGGCCACGGCGGCTGCGTTCAACTATTCTATGTTCGAGGTCCTGACGTCCTTGGTCCTAGCCATGGCGCTGGGCTACCTCATGGGCACAAGACGGGAGGCCATAGCCAGCGGCTTGACCGCCGTCGGGCCTAGATTCGCCGCATTCGCCATACCGGCCGCCATCGGGCTTCTGCCCATGCCGGGCGGCGCGTACATATCGGCGGTGGTGGTGGACCCGCTCTACAGAGACATGGGGCTGAGCGGGGAGGAGAAGACCTTCCTCAACTACTGGATGCGCCACATATGGGTGCCCGTCTGGCCGCTCTTCCAAGGCGTTCTGATAACCTCCGCGGTGTTGGCCGAGCCGGTCGCCAGGGTCGTCTCGTGGTCTTGGCCGGCCAGCGTGGCCGCCGCCGCGGCGGGGATGGCGGTGGGCCTCCGCCGCGTTAGAAGAATCGGCGTGAGGGGAAGAATCAGAGACCTGGTCTACCTATGGCCCCTCGCGGCGGTCGCGTCGCTCGCCTTCGTGGTGCCCATATACGTCGCAGTTGCCGCCGTCCTGGCCGCCTTCACGGCGTTGTATAGGCCCAAGACCGGCGCGATCGCGGCCGCCTTCAAGTACGCCTTGACGCCCCGCGTGCTGGCCATAATAATCTCGTCGCTGATCTTTTCGGAATACATTAGGGAGAGTGGGCTGGGCGAGGCGTTGACGGGCTACCTGGGCAACGCCGCCTTGCTCGCCGTATTCGCCGTGCCTTTCCTCATAGGGCTGGCCACCGGCGTCGAGTTCACGTTCGCCGGCCTCGCCTTCCCTCCTCTGAGCCCTCTGCTACACGGCTATAACCTGTCCCTCGCCTTCCTAGGAGGCTTCCTCGGAGTCATGTTGAGCCCCGCCCACAGCTGTTTCGTGCTGACGCTAGACTACTATAGGGCCGAGGCCCGCCTCGTCTACAGGCTGTTGATAAAGGCGGCGGTGGCGGCGGCCGCCGCGGCGCTTCCCCTGTACATCGCCTTGACGGCCCTCTGAACAAAAAGATTATATACTGTCCCCCAGAGGGGGACGGTGGAGAAATACGTGGCCGATATATCGGTTATACTGGACGGCTCCCTCAAAGAGGCCGTGATCTCCGGCAACATCAGGGGGACTCTCTTCATCTTGGAGGAGGCCGTCGACTACTTGGAGCGGCTCGCCAGACAAGGCGACGGGGTTGGGCTTGTGGGGGTTGCAGAGCTCAAGGACCTCAAAAACGCCGTGGAGAAGCTGGGCCTCTCGGAGCTGGTCCACGTGGAGTACGTCCAGGCGGGGCGCCGCCAGATAGAGCCCGAGGAGATACCTTCCCTCGTCAGGAAATTCGCGAGGGAGAACGGCGCTGTGGTGGTCACCAGCGACCCGTTCCTCAGAGACTCGGCGGAGGTGATGGGGCTGGAGGTGTTGTATCTGGGCAGAGAGCGCGGCGCCTTGCAGATAGAGCGCTTCTTCGAGAAGGACATAATGTCGGTGCACCTCAAGGAGGGGGCGCCGCCGCAAGCCAAGGCGGGGAGGCCCGGCAACTGGCGGCTCGTCAAGCTCTCCAACGAGCCCATGTCGCGGGGACAGTTGGAGGCCATAGTGCGCGAGCTCATCTCAGAGGCGGCGAAGGGCGACGGGAACACCAGGATCGAGATAAGGAGGCCCCACTCCTTGATAGTCCAGCACAAGGACCTGCGTATAGTGGTCGCCTTCCCGCCGGTCTCGGACGGCCTCGAGATCACGGCCGTGAAGCCCCTCGTGAGGCGCTCCCTAGAGGACTACAACCTCGACCCCAAGGTGGTCGAGCGCCTCGAGAAAAGCGCCGAGGGGATACTCATATCGGGGCCTCCCGGCGCCGGCAAGACGACGTTCGCCCAAGCCCTCGCCGAGTTCTACCTATCCAAGGGCAAGATAGTGAAGACCGTCGAGTCGCCGAGGGATATGATCCTCAGCAGATCCATCACACAGCTATCTAAGAACTACGCCACGTCCGAAGAGATCCACGACCTCCTCTTGTTGTCCCGGCCCGACTACACCATATTCGACGAGATGAGGGACACGGCGGATTTCCAGCTCTACGTCGACCTCCGCTTGGCCGGCGTCGGAATGGTCGGCGTCGTCCACGCCACGTCGCCCATAGACGCCGTGCAGAGATTTGTGAGGAGGGTGGAGCTGGGCATGATACCGTCGATAATAGACACCGTCATATATATGAAGGACGGCGAGGTGAAGAAGGTCTACTCGCTCTCCATGACCGTGAAGGTGCCGGCCGGCATGAGGGAGGAGGACTTGTCGAGGCCTGTCGTGGTCGTCAAGGACTTCCTGACGGGCGAGCCTGAGTACGAGATCTACGTGTTCGGCGAGGAGACGTTCGTCGTGCCCCTAAAACGCGGCGAGGGGAGGGCCCCCAGCAAGAAGCTGTTCTCGGCGGTCGTGTCGGCGCTCAAGCGCTACGTCCCGCCGCAGGAGATAAGGGTGGAGGAGGCCGACGGCGTCGTCGTGGTCAAGGTCCCCGAGGAGTACCTCGCGGTGGTCGCGTCGCGCGGCGCCAGCAAGCTCGACCGCCTCAGGAGGAGGTTCTCTGTGGACTTCAGGATCGAGCCCCTGTAGGGGCCTTTTATATGATCGAAACCAATATATAACACCCCGCACTTCCCCATGTGGCCGTCGACCAGTATTATCAATACTATGAGGATAGGTCCCCCACAGGCGTCTGGTACGTCGACCAGCTCCTCGGCGGCGGTTTTAAGAGAGGCGAGATCTACCTAATAGCTGGGGAGGCCGGACAGGGCAAGACAATCTTCAGCCTCCAGTTCCTCAAGACAGGCGCCGAGCTGTACGACGAGCCCGGCCTCTACATAACCGTCGACGAGCCTTCCGAGGACGTCAAGAGGGGCGTCAAGTCGTCGCTGGGCTGGGACCTAGACGTCCTCGAGGAGCAACAGAAGCTGGTCTTCGTCGATTTGAGGACCCACTTCAAGGCCTACTCCCAGAGCGAGAAGGTTGTGGCCGACCCGCGAGAGATAGCGAAGGTGATCATAGACAACGTGAGGAAGTTCGGCATAAAGAGGCTCGTGGTGGACCCCATAGCCCCGCTCCTCATAACCTCACACACCGACGTCCTCTGGGTTAGGGAATACATGCGGGAGCTCGTGTTCCAGCTGAGGAAGTTGAAAGACGTGACGACGGTGATGACCTCCGAGATACCGACGGGAGAGAACAAGATAAGCAGATTCGGCGTAGAGGAGTACCTGGCCAGCGGCGTCATAAAGCTGGAGCTCCAGGAATATAGAGGCTTCGTGTTTAGAGTCATGTTCATCAGGAAGATGCGTTGGACCCCCGTGAGGCCCCAGAAGCTCGTCTTCGAGATATACCCCCAGTACGGCATATACGTCATAGACCGCCTCGAGAACTTCATGAAGTCCATAGACAGGTTCTACCTAGACGCGGCGCAACAATACGGACAGCAGGAGTATCAGCAGTACGCCCTCGCCAAATAGCCGGGACAGACGCCGGCCCAACCTCGGCGAGGGGGCATAGACGACAGGTTGCCGCATAGGCTGAGGCCAAGCGTTCAGGATCCGCGGCCCGACTTAGCCAGACGAGCGGGGACGCGCGGCGTATCTGGGAGACGCAATTCATATAAATCCGTGTAGTGGACAGGCCAGCCGGGGTGGCCGAGTTGGTCCAAGGCGCGGGCCTGCTAAGCCCGTCCCCGCAAGGGGGCGTGGGTTCAAATCCCACCCCCGGCGCTGTCTCTCCGCATTTCTGCTCCTTTTGATTTACACACTCGGCGAGGGGGTGTGAAACGAGGGTGAATTTTGTGCATAGCGCGGATTAAGGTAAAATAATCCGGGACTGGAACGGCATTGCCGTATAATTTACGGCCATTCACCCGCCTTGGCGGCTGGTACAATTTCGCGTTTTTAGCTTCAATTACTAGCGGTTTACCAGCACTATGTTAAACGGACTAGATACCATCGCACGCACATGTCGATGGGGTCCCCAAGGCCAATCCGGCTATCCATACTGTCAGCGGGAGTGCTGGGCCGAGGTGGCGGGGAGGATTAGACAGGTGGAGCCCGGGGCCCAGCCACCATCACAGCGTCAACGGCGTCCGTCTAGACAAAAACTTTTGGCGAGCTCTCCTTAACGCTCCGTGAATTGACTCTATTTAAATGCTGGAGATAGTTTATCTGTGTCCGATCTCGCTTTTCCGGCGAAGGGCCCGGCGGCGGGCGCGGTATGAAGATAGGCTACGTCATAGCCGGCTCGACGCCTACGGAGTTCTTGGCCACTCTAGATCCTGAACGCCCCGTGAGGCTCTACGAGTACGTCGCGGTGGACAGCGTCGAGATCCCTCCCGACGGGGAGGAGGCGGCCCAGGTGAGGCTGATAGGCCAGATAGTCAAGATAATTAGGGACCCCTATCAGCTCAAAAGGGACATCCCGCTCTACAACGTAGTCGACGGCGTGTCGCACGACTTGTTGGAGGTGCAGATAGCTAAGGTGAAGATCTTGGGCTATCTCTGGAATGGGGAGATACATATGCCGAAGCTCCCGCCGAGGATAGGCGCCCCGGTCTATCTAGCCAAAGACGACGAGGTGGCGGAGCTCTACGGCTCCGGCGAGCTCTGCGTGGGCCGCCTCTCGGCCAGGCCTCTGGACCTCTGCCTAGACGTGGAGGGGCTGAAGCGGCATATGGCCGTCATAGCGGCCACCGGTAGCGGCAAGACTTGGTTCTCCGTGATCCTCATAGAGGAGTTGCTGAAGAGGGGGGCCTCTGTCGTGGTCCTCGACCCCCACGGCGAGTACGTGGCGGCTAGAGATACGGCGAGCAGGCTCGGCGGCGTCAACGCCTTGACGGTCAAGGTGTCGGGCCACCACGCCGGGGACGTGATGTACAGGATAGGCGTGCTCGACATGGACCCCGACGCTCTGGCAGACGCGGCAGGCGTCCCGCCCAAGGCGACTAAGATAAGGTACTCTATCTACCTCGCCCACGCGCTCGCCAAGTCGGCCTACAAGGCGGGCGCCAGGAGGATGGGGCCCAAGGGCCTCGCCTCCATCCTCTCGGCCGCCCTACGCGGCGAGCAGCACCTCAAGAGGCTGTTGAGGCAGTGGGGCGTGGAGGACGAGAAGGCCGACGAGCTGGCGGAGCTCGCCAAGAGGGATAGGCACTCGATCTTCAGCGCGGCGGCCTATCTGAGGAGGTTGGCCAGACTCGGCGTGTTCTCCGCCAGGACCACGCCTCTGGGGAGGATAACCGCCGACCTAACCGTCGTCAACCTCGCCGGCGTGGGGGACGAGATCCAGGACTACGTGGCGTGGCACATACTCACGAGGATATTTAAGGCGAGGGTGAGGCACGTGAGGGGCCTGCCGGGCGTGAAGCTCGAGAGGCCCGTCGTCGTGGTGTTAGAGGAGGCCCACCGGTTCGCCCCGCCGAAGTCGGCCAGGAGGACGAGGGCGTACGAGGCCGTGTCGAGGATAGCGGCCGAGGGCAGGAAGTTCGGCGTATACCTCGTCGTGGTGACCCAGAGGCCTTCCCGCGTCGATCCGGACGTCATGAGCCAGATGCAGTCCCAAGTCATAATGAGGATAGTCAACCCCAAGGACCAAGAAGCCGTGAGGGACAGCAGCGAGCAACTGGCGCAGGACTACCTGGACAACCTCCCCGGCCTCGACAGAGGCGAGGCGGTGGTCCTAGGCCCCGTCGTGAAGCTGCCCGCCGTGATCAGGTTGAGGGACAGAGTGCTCGACTACGGCGGGGCCGACATATCTCTCGCCGAGGCCTGGCGTAGGTCGGACGCAGACGTCGCGACGATATGGGCGAGGATATTCAGATCGCCGCCTCCTCCCTCCGTCGTCCTCGCCGCGTCGGGGATATCGGTCAAATCGGCGGAGCCGGACGGAGGCGTCTGGAGGGCCGTGACGTCCGACGGCGCGCGCGTGGAGCTCTCCATAGAGTCCGGCTACGCGAGGTGTAGCGTCTGCGGCTCCTCGGGCTGCGCCCACGTCTATAGAGTGCTCTCCGAGATAGTCAAGGTGAGGAGGGCGGCATGAAGATAGCCCATATAAGCGACGCCCATCTAGGCCGGCAACAGTACCATCTGCCCGAGAGGGAGGAGGACTACTTCCAGGCATTCGCCGAGGCCTTGAGGCTCGCGAAGGGCGCAGACGCCGTAGTCGTCACGGGGGATCTCCTAGATACCAGGAGGCCGTCCACCAGGACCCTTCTGAGGCTCCTCGACATACTCGGCGAGACCGGCCTCGCCCTATACGTCGTGGGGGGCAACCACGACTACAGCCATCTGAGGCCCGACGAGACTCCCCTGCGCATACTCGACAAGGTGGGCGCCGCCAGGCTCCTCTGCTTCCAGGAGGCGGATCTAGGAGGCGTCTGGCTCTACGGCGCTTGCGCCACGCCGAGGTCTAAGGCCGACGAGTATAGGGAGAGGATACTCTCGGCGAGGCCCGGCTCGGTCTTGGCAATACACCAAGCCATCGAGGGGGTCAAGGCGAGGTACCCCTCAGCCGCCGACGAGTACACGATGCCGTCGAGGGCCTTCTCGGGCGTCAAGGCCGTCCACATAGCGGCCGGCCACGTACACGACCACGGCGTCAGGCATCTGGTAGGCGCGTTGTGGGCCGGCTCCCTCGAGATATGGGACTCTGCCGAGTTTGAGACTTGGGACTGGAGGAAGGGCAAGTGGGAGCTCTACCAGGAGGCGGCCCCCAAGGGCTTCTACATAATAGACGTCGCCGGGCGGGCCGCCTCGGCCAAGGAGGTCTTGTTAAGGCCCAGGCGCAGGATGGTCAAGCTGAGGGTGTTTCTGGACGAGGAGAGGGAGGCCGAGGCGGCCTTTGAGGAGGCCGCCGCCAGGTTCGACGCGCCTGGCGCCGTGGTCAAGGTGGAGCTATACGGCGACGTGCGGGGCGACTTGAGGCCGTCGCGCCACGCCGCCGCGTTTTCCCGGGCCCTCTACGTAGACGTAGTCGACAGGACCAGGAAGCCGAGCCACGCCGTTGCGAGAGTCGGCTCCGCCTACGAGGCCGTTGAGAGGCTGTTGCGGGAGAGGCTGGGGGCCGGCGCAGACGCCGTGGTCAAGGCGTTGGCGCACGCGAGGGACGGCGATAGGGCGGCCGCCAGGAAGATAATGGAGGAGTGGCTCTATGCTGAGGTCGATCGAGCTTAGGAACTTCAAGGCGCACGAAGAGCTCGCGGCGGACTTCGTCGAGGGCGTCAACTTCATATACGGCCCCAACGGCGCCGGCAAGAGTAGCCTTCTGGAGGCCGTGGCGGTCGCGCTCTACGGGTCCAAATGGGTGCAGAAGGTCAAGGCCAGATGGGCCGACCTCGTCAGGCGGGGGGCCTCCGAGGCCTCGGTGCGGCTGGCCTTCGTGGGGATAGACGGCGTGGAGTACGTGGTGGCCAGGAAGTTCGGGCCGGCCGGCTCCATATCTTCCGGCACCTATCTGCTCGCCGACGGGAAAATGGTGGCCAGAGGCGACCAGGACGTCACAGCCGCCGTCGTCAAGGCCCTCGGGCTGGGCGTCGAGGAGTTCGCCAATTTGGCCTATATAAGGCAGGGCGAGCTCCGGCGGATATTGGCCGAGCCGGACTACATAGATAGGCTCTTCAGGCTGGACGAGTTCGACTGGCTCGACGAGGTCTTGAGGGATCTCCTCTCCGACGTTTCGCGGAGGAGGGAGAGGGCCTCTGGCAGGCTGGAGGAGCTCGGCAGAAGGGCCGAGGATCTGGCCAGGAGGGCGAAGGAGCTCGAGGCGCAGTTGGCCGAGGCGAGGAGGGAGGCCGAGGGCCTGGCCCAGTACTTCCAGCTCTACAGAAAGGCCGAGGAGGAGCTGGGCGGACTTAAGGAGCGCGCGGCGGCGCTGGAGCAGGAGGCCAAGTCCCTTAAGGTCCTCGCGGAGAGGCTCGAGGAGGAGCTGGTGGAGCTCGACGTGGAGCTCGACAAGAAGTCGGAGGAGTTGAAGGAGCTGGGGAAGCTCGAGGAGGAGCTCGCCTCGTTGCCCCAGCCGGACCCCTCGGTAGAGGCTAGGTACTACGAGGCGAAGAGGGTTGTGGACCTCCTGTCGAGCGCCGACCTCGGGAGAGCCAGATCGTTCAAGCCGGAGGAGCTCGAGGCGGCGTACAAGGAGAGGGACGAGCTCAAGGCGAGGAGGGCCGACGTGTTGGCCAAGCTGGGGCTGGCGAGGGAGGTCTTGAGGGTGGCCGGCAAGGCCTCCGGCGGGAGGTGCCCCGTCTGCGGCGGCCCGCTGACCGAGGAGACTGTGAGGAGGCATGAGGAGGAGGCGAGAAGGCTCGAGGAGGAGCTCAGGAAAGTCGAGGCCAAGATCTACGACGTCGAGTCGGCGATAAAGAGGCTCGAGAGGGACAGGGAGGAGTACTTGAAAGTGAAGGACTACCTGTCGGTGGATCTGTCGGAGGCGAGGCGGCGGCTCGAGGAGCTCAGGAGGCTCTACGAGGCGCAGAAGGGCCTCGAGAGGAGGAGGGCCGAGATCTCGGCGAGGCTCGCCGCGAGGGACAGGCTGGAGCGCGAGCTGAAGGAGCTGGAGGCGAGGAGGGCGGAGGCCGAGAGGAGGCTCGGCGAGGCGAGGAGAAGGCTGGAGGAGGTCGAGGGCCAGCTCTCGGCCTTGAGGCCTAGGCTTGAGGAGTTGGGCAAGCACTACGAGGAGTTGCGGGCTAAGGCCGAGGCGTATCTCAAGGCGACATCGAGGGCGGAGGAGCTCGCGAGGCAGCTGGCCTCCGTCAAGTCGGAGCTGGAGCGGGTGTCGAAGGAGCTCAGCTCGGCGAAGGCCGAGGCGGAGAGACACGGCAAGGCCGAGGAGAGGGGGAAGGCGGCTAGATCTGCTCTGAGGGAGATCAAGCCCATAGCTAGGAAGATCCTCATAGAGGCCGTAAACGCGGAGCTCAACGAGGTCTTCTTGAGGCTTAGGCACAAGGAGTCCTTCCGCTCGGCCGAGCTGGCCCAGATCGAGGACAGATACTACGTGGTCGTCTCCAGGGCGGACGGGCAGAGGTTCGCCCACACCGCGTTGTCCCTCGGCGAGGCGAACTTGGCGGCCCTAGCCCTGAGGGTGGCCCTCGCCAAGGCCCTGCTGGGGAGGCCCCCCTTCCTCATGCTGGACGAGCCCACGGAGCACCTAGACGAGATACACAGGAGGAGGATAGTGGAGCTCGTGAGGGATCTGGCGAGAGACGTGAGGACAGTCCTAGTCACCTCCCATTTGGGGGAGTTCGAGGAAGTCGCCGACAAGAGGATAGACCTATAGGACCGGCGTCTGTCCCTCATTAATTTTTTATATAGGAACGCTTTGAGGGGCGTGAGCGTAGCCAGACCGCCTAACGGCGTCTACTTCCTCAAGACAGCCGTGGAGGTGAGGGCGTTCATCAACCTACTCAAGAAGTTCAGGGGGTACGCCACGACGCTCATCACGTTGTACATAAACGGCGAGAGGCCTATGCCGGACGTCTTGACGTTGTTGAGGTCGGAGTGGTCGACCGCCTCCAACATCAAGGACAAGACCACTAGGACCCACGTCCAGGACACGCTGGAGCGCATAGTAAACAACTTGAAGGGCGAGGCCAAGGCGCCGGAGAACGGCATGGCCGTCTTCGCCGGGTTCCACATGATCAACCCGGGCAACTACGAGTGGGTCTACTACGTCGTGGTGCCGCCCCAGCCCATATACACCTTCAAGTACATATGCGACACGGCGTTCCACACGGAGATCCTCGAGGACATGATAAAGTCCAGCGTGGCCTACGGCATCATAGTAGTGGAGAGGGGCGAGGCCGTGCTGGCCGTGTTGAGGGGCGGGCAGTACGAGGTGTTGAAGACCGTCCAGTTCTTCGTGCCTGGGAAGCACAGCGCCGGCGGGCAGTCAGCGAACCGCTACAAGAGACAGACGGAGCACCTGGCCGAGGTGTTCTACAAGCTCGTCGCCGAGGAGGCCAACAAGGTGTTCCTCTCCATGCCGGCCCTCAAGGGCCTGATCGTGGCCGGGCCCGGGCCCACCAAGGAGGACTTCCTGGAGGAGGGTGGCCTCGACTACCGCCTCAAGGACAAGATCCTCGCCGTGGTCTCCGCGTGTTGCGCCAACGAGTACGGCGTCAAGGAGGCCATAATGAACGCGCAGGAGCAGCTGAAGGAGAGCGAGTACGTCAAGGCGAAGGAGCTGATGGACAGAGTCATGTACTACGCCGTGAAGAAGAGCGAGTACATGGTGTACGGCAAGGAGAACGTCATGAGGGCCCTCGACATGGGGATAGCCGACGTAGTCGTCGTGGCGGAGGAGCTGGGGGAGGACGCCGTCTTGGACGTAGTCATGAGGGGAGACTCCAAGGGGGTGAAGGTCGAGGTGGTGCCTAAGGGCGTCGAGGAGGGGAAGACCTTGGTCCAAGCGTTCGGGGGCTACGTCGCTCTGCTCAACACGCCCGCCTGGGTGCTGGAGCAACAGGCCGCCAGCGCGGCTACGTCCTAGGCCGTCTGCTGAGGCGCAGGGGCCGGCGCACGACGCGCCGCCTCCCCGTAGGCGAGCATCTCCGCGATGTATTCGGCGAATAGGACGACGGCGCCCAGAAAGGACACAAGCGGCAGTAGGGACAGGACGTAGCCGGCGATCAACATATATAGCGCCGTCCTGAACAGCCCGACGCCGGAGTACCTATGTAGGTCGCGGAGCGTCATAGCCCGAGCCGCTACCAGCAAGAGCTCCAGAGCGAACAAGACCGCCGTTATGCCCACTATGGCGGGTTCGCGCAAGATCAGCAAATAGACGTAGGTGGGGTCGGCCGTCAGGCGGTTGACTACGGCCGGATGTCCGAAGAAGTAGAGGGCCAGAGCGAGGACTAAGATCGCGGCGACTACGGCCAAGGCTATAGGGCCCCACGCCAGCCACCACGCCCACTTGAAGCCGAGCTTGTGGAGGGCCCGGAACCCCCTAAAGATGTAGAGGAAGAATATGACGACGAAAGCAATCGCGAGCGCTATCGCGGCAATGCCCACCGCGGCGAGGCTATCCGGCACGCCGGCTCCGGGGCCCGGAGGCTGGAGGACGGCCAGAAGAAACGCCGCAAAGGAGACGGCGACTATCGCCACTAAGACTATCAGCTGATATATGTACCCCTTGTAGAGCGTCCTCATGACTTCTCTGAAGTCCATATCGGTGGTGAAGTGCCGTGTTAATATACGAATCGGCGTGTAGCCTGTGAATATGGCGCCCAGTCGCTCCGTGTCAGCCGCGCCCAGCCCCTGGCGTCGCTGTCTCCCCCGCGTCAGCCCTCCCGCAATTGAGGTGCGTCTGCCCGCCCCACCCCTCATCTGGGCTCTTGACGGCTCGGAGCCGCGTGCACGGAGACGCCGACGTAGCCGCCGCGCGGCCCTACCTCTAGCCCTACGCCGTCGAGGCGGCCTACCTGGCTGTCGGCCTCGCGTCGACAGAGCACGCGCTCAGGGCGATCGTCGAGGAAGGGTTGGCGTACTAGGCGAGGCGCAGAAACAACGCGGCCAGGAAGATCAGCTCGGCCGCCTCGAAGACGGCGTAGGCCTTCCCGTATTTGGAGTAGCGGGCCAGATATCCGCC of the Thermoproteus uzoniensis 768-20 genome contains:
- a CDS encoding DUF401 family protein, coding for MLYLAAFLAAVALVIGGTLSKKIDVSISLPLGAALYGILALGPSVVEATAAAFNYSMFEVLTSLVLAMALGYLMGTRREAIASGLTAVGPRFAAFAIPAAIGLLPMPGGAYISAVVVDPLYRDMGLSGEEKTFLNYWMRHIWVPVWPLFQGVLITSAVLAEPVARVVSWSWPASVAAAAAGMAVGLRRVRRIGVRGRIRDLVYLWPLAAVASLAFVVPIYVAVAAVLAAFTALYRPKTGAIAAAFKYALTPRVLAIIISSLIFSEYIRESGLGEALTGYLGNAALLAVFAVPFLIGLATGVEFTFAGLAFPPLSPLLHGYNLSLAFLGGFLGVMLSPAHSCFVLTLDYYRAEARLVYRLLIKAAVAAAAAALPLYIALTAL
- a CDS encoding PINc/VapC family ATPase; amino-acid sequence: MEKYVADISVILDGSLKEAVISGNIRGTLFILEEAVDYLERLARQGDGVGLVGVAELKDLKNAVEKLGLSELVHVEYVQAGRRQIEPEEIPSLVRKFARENGAVVVTSDPFLRDSAEVMGLEVLYLGRERGALQIERFFEKDIMSVHLKEGAPPQAKAGRPGNWRLVKLSNEPMSRGQLEAIVRELISEAAKGDGNTRIEIRRPHSLIVQHKDLRIVVAFPPVSDGLEITAVKPLVRRSLEDYNLDPKVVERLEKSAEGILISGPPGAGKTTFAQALAEFYLSKGKIVKTVESPRDMILSRSITQLSKNYATSEEIHDLLLLSRPDYTIFDEMRDTADFQLYVDLRLAGVGMVGVVHATSPIDAVQRFVRRVELGMIPSIIDTVIYMKDGEVKKVYSLSMTVKVPAGMREEDLSRPVVVVKDFLTGEPEYEIYVFGEETFVVPLKRGEGRAPSKKLFSAVVSALKRYVPPQEIRVEEADGVVVVKVPEEYLAVVASRGASKLDRLRRRFSVDFRIEPL
- a CDS encoding ATPase domain-containing protein; amino-acid sequence: MAVDQYYQYYEDRSPTGVWYVDQLLGGGFKRGEIYLIAGEAGQGKTIFSLQFLKTGAELYDEPGLYITVDEPSEDVKRGVKSSLGWDLDVLEEQQKLVFVDLRTHFKAYSQSEKVVADPREIAKVIIDNVRKFGIKRLVVDPIAPLLITSHTDVLWVREYMRELVFQLRKLKDVTTVMTSEIPTGENKISRFGVEEYLASGVIKLELQEYRGFVFRVMFIRKMRWTPVRPQKLVFEIYPQYGIYVIDRLENFMKSIDRFYLDAAQQYGQQEYQQYALAK
- a CDS encoding helicase HerA domain-containing protein, which codes for MKIGYVIAGSTPTEFLATLDPERPVRLYEYVAVDSVEIPPDGEEAAQVRLIGQIVKIIRDPYQLKRDIPLYNVVDGVSHDLLEVQIAKVKILGYLWNGEIHMPKLPPRIGAPVYLAKDDEVAELYGSGELCVGRLSARPLDLCLDVEGLKRHMAVIAATGSGKTWFSVILIEELLKRGASVVVLDPHGEYVAARDTASRLGGVNALTVKVSGHHAGDVMYRIGVLDMDPDALADAAGVPPKATKIRYSIYLAHALAKSAYKAGARRMGPKGLASILSAALRGEQHLKRLLRQWGVEDEKADELAELAKRDRHSIFSAAAYLRRLARLGVFSARTTPLGRITADLTVVNLAGVGDEIQDYVAWHILTRIFKARVRHVRGLPGVKLERPVVVVLEEAHRFAPPKSARRTRAYEAVSRIAAEGRKFGVYLVVVTQRPSRVDPDVMSQMQSQVIMRIVNPKDQEAVRDSSEQLAQDYLDNLPGLDRGEAVVLGPVVKLPAVIRLRDRVLDYGGADISLAEAWRRSDADVATIWARIFRSPPPPSVVLAASGISVKSAEPDGGVWRAVTSDGARVELSIESGYARCSVCGSSGCAHVYRVLSEIVKVRRAA
- a CDS encoding DNA repair exonuclease, with the protein product MKIAHISDAHLGRQQYHLPEREEDYFQAFAEALRLAKGADAVVVTGDLLDTRRPSTRTLLRLLDILGETGLALYVVGGNHDYSHLRPDETPLRILDKVGAARLLCFQEADLGGVWLYGACATPRSKADEYRERILSARPGSVLAIHQAIEGVKARYPSAADEYTMPSRAFSGVKAVHIAAGHVHDHGVRHLVGALWAGSLEIWDSAEFETWDWRKGKWELYQEAAPKGFYIIDVAGRAASAKEVLLRPRRRMVKLRVFLDEEREAEAAFEEAAARFDAPGAVVKVELYGDVRGDLRPSRHAAAFSRALYVDVVDRTRKPSHAVARVGSAYEAVERLLRERLGAGADAVVKALAHARDGDRAAARKIMEEWLYAEVDRA
- a CDS encoding AAA family ATPase, with protein sequence MLRSIELRNFKAHEELAADFVEGVNFIYGPNGAGKSSLLEAVAVALYGSKWVQKVKARWADLVRRGASEASVRLAFVGIDGVEYVVARKFGPAGSISSGTYLLADGKMVARGDQDVTAAVVKALGLGVEEFANLAYIRQGELRRILAEPDYIDRLFRLDEFDWLDEVLRDLLSDVSRRRERASGRLEELGRRAEDLARRAKELEAQLAEARREAEGLAQYFQLYRKAEEELGGLKERAAALEQEAKSLKVLAERLEEELVELDVELDKKSEELKELGKLEEELASLPQPDPSVEARYYEAKRVVDLLSSADLGRARSFKPEELEAAYKERDELKARRADVLAKLGLAREVLRVAGKASGGRCPVCGGPLTEETVRRHEEEARRLEEELRKVEAKIYDVESAIKRLERDREEYLKVKDYLSVDLSEARRRLEELRRLYEAQKGLERRRAEISARLAARDRLERELKELEARRAEAERRLGEARRRLEEVEGQLSALRPRLEELGKHYEELRAKAEAYLKATSRAEELARQLASVKSELERVSKELSSAKAEAERHGKAEERGKAARSALREIKPIARKILIEAVNAELNEVFLRLRHKESFRSAELAQIEDRYYVVVSRADGQRFAHTALSLGEANLAALALRVALAKALLGRPPFLMLDEPTEHLDEIHRRRIVELVRDLARDVRTVLVTSHLGEFEEVADKRIDL
- the prf1 gene encoding peptide chain release factor aRF-1; this encodes MSVARPPNGVYFLKTAVEVRAFINLLKKFRGYATTLITLYINGERPMPDVLTLLRSEWSTASNIKDKTTRTHVQDTLERIVNNLKGEAKAPENGMAVFAGFHMINPGNYEWVYYVVVPPQPIYTFKYICDTAFHTEILEDMIKSSVAYGIIVVERGEAVLAVLRGGQYEVLKTVQFFVPGKHSAGGQSANRYKRQTEHLAEVFYKLVAEEANKVFLSMPALKGLIVAGPGPTKEDFLEEGGLDYRLKDKILAVVSACCANEYGVKEAIMNAQEQLKESEYVKAKELMDRVMYYAVKKSEYMVYGKENVMRALDMGIADVVVVAEELGEDAVLDVVMRGDSKGVKVEVVPKGVEEGKTLVQAFGGYVALLNTPAWVLEQQAASAATS